A single genomic interval of Arthrobacter sp. NicSoilB8 harbors:
- the hisS gene encoding histidine--tRNA ligase, with product MARTASLSGFPEWLPEERLVELHVLDTLRRTFELHGFSSIETRAVETVGQLLRKGEIDKEVYGLSRLQDDEGDAAAKADPHALALHFDLTVPFARYVVENAGYLAFPFRRYQIQKVWRGERPQEGRAREFTQADIDVVGDGELPFRYDVEIALVIAEALNALPIPDFLLRINNRKLAEGFYTGIGLTDTAGVLRSIDKLEKVGPAKVAELLKEELGATDDQAQAALKLASIRTKDTSFVEQVRALGVSNELLEEGLSELEQVIAAAVQRAPGRVVADLSIARGLDYYTGTVVETVLVGHEQLGSICSGGRYDALASKGNRKFPGVGLSIGVTRLVSRILSQDLAKASRSVPTAVLVALNNDDSWGAAQDVAAQLRSRGIATEVAAKAEKFGKQIKFADRRGIPFVWFTDDDGKHQVKDIRSGEQYDADPATWTPAEEDLHVRVTAVH from the coding sequence ATGGCACGCACAGCCTCCCTGTCAGGATTCCCCGAGTGGCTTCCCGAGGAGCGGCTGGTGGAACTCCATGTGCTGGACACGCTGCGCCGGACCTTCGAGCTCCATGGTTTCTCCTCGATCGAGACCCGCGCCGTGGAAACGGTGGGGCAGCTGCTGCGCAAGGGAGAAATCGACAAGGAGGTCTACGGCCTGAGCCGGCTCCAGGACGATGAGGGCGACGCCGCTGCCAAGGCCGACCCGCACGCCCTGGCCCTGCACTTCGACCTCACGGTGCCGTTCGCCCGCTACGTCGTGGAAAACGCCGGCTACCTCGCGTTCCCGTTCCGCCGGTACCAGATCCAGAAGGTCTGGCGCGGCGAACGTCCCCAGGAGGGACGGGCCCGCGAGTTCACCCAGGCGGACATCGATGTGGTCGGCGACGGCGAGCTGCCGTTCCGCTATGACGTTGAGATCGCGCTCGTGATCGCCGAGGCGCTGAACGCGCTGCCCATCCCCGACTTTCTGCTGCGGATCAATAACCGCAAGCTCGCCGAGGGCTTTTACACCGGGATCGGGCTCACGGACACCGCCGGCGTCCTGCGCAGCATCGACAAACTCGAGAAGGTGGGGCCGGCGAAGGTGGCCGAGCTGCTCAAGGAGGAACTCGGCGCCACCGACGACCAGGCGCAGGCCGCCCTCAAGCTCGCGAGCATCCGTACCAAGGACACGTCCTTCGTGGAACAGGTCCGGGCGTTGGGCGTCAGCAACGAGCTGCTCGAGGAGGGCCTGAGCGAACTGGAGCAGGTCATCGCGGCCGCCGTCCAGCGCGCCCCCGGCCGCGTGGTCGCGGACCTCAGCATCGCCCGCGGACTCGACTACTACACGGGCACCGTGGTGGAAACCGTCCTGGTGGGGCACGAACAGCTGGGCTCGATCTGCTCCGGCGGACGCTACGACGCCCTGGCCAGCAAAGGCAACCGCAAGTTCCCCGGCGTCGGCCTCTCAATCGGGGTGACCCGGCTGGTGTCACGGATCCTGAGCCAGGACCTCGCCAAGGCCTCCCGCTCGGTTCCGACGGCCGTCCTGGTGGCGCTGAACAACGACGACAGCTGGGGCGCGGCGCAGGATGTCGCGGCGCAGCTGCGCAGCCGCGGCATCGCCACTGAGGTGGCCGCGAAGGCCGAGAAGTTCGGCAAGCAGATCAAGTTCGCCGACCGCCGCGGCATTCCGTTTGTCTGGTTCACCGACGACGACGGCAAGCACCAGGTCAAGGACATCCGCTCGGGCGAGCAGTACGACGCCGATCCGGCCACGTGGACGCCCGCCGAGGAGGACCTGCACGTGCGGGTCACTGCGGTGCACTAG